The following coding sequences lie in one Candidatus Eremiobacterota bacterium genomic window:
- a CDS encoding beta-propeller fold lactonase family protein: MHISVSSFRTILRVAVVATLAALTAACSNRAAPTAFVPSGQANERQSAEAIRNAYGAKSADVEYAYVANAGSSNISAYSIDTSSGALKPVAGSPFTAGSGAIAVAVDSSGKFAYVADNSSTTVSGYAIDADTGALSVVKGSPFTAGSAPVAVAADPKANYVYVANYGAGNVSAFSIDATSGSLKPVKGSPFASGTDPIAVAVDPAGKFLYVADYGSGNVSAYTIDSATGGLSAVSGSPFAAGSLPTGVQIDPNGKFAYVSNGGSNNVSAFKISAATGVLTPLAGSPFASGQGPGGFFFTPSGKFAYTPNFSAGNVTAYSVNATSGALTQVAGSPFSAGSAATGFAVDSIGKFGYAMNYGAANVSAYKINSSTGALSSIKGSPFGTGSGPAWMAICKRVKSVCKPPPL; this comes from the coding sequence ATGCACATATCTGTGTCGAGTTTTCGTACTATTCTCCGCGTCGCGGTTGTGGCGACGCTGGCCGCGCTGACGGCCGCCTGTTCGAACCGCGCCGCTCCAACCGCGTTTGTGCCGTCCGGCCAAGCGAACGAACGGCAAAGCGCTGAAGCGATACGAAATGCTTACGGTGCCAAATCGGCGGACGTCGAGTACGCGTACGTAGCGAACGCGGGTTCTAGCAATATTTCGGCCTATTCGATCGATACGAGCAGCGGCGCGCTCAAACCGGTCGCTGGTTCGCCCTTCACCGCCGGCTCGGGAGCGATCGCCGTGGCCGTTGATTCTTCTGGAAAATTTGCTTACGTCGCCGACAATAGTTCTACCACCGTCAGCGGCTATGCCATCGACGCCGACACCGGGGCCCTGAGCGTCGTGAAGGGGTCGCCATTTACTGCAGGATCGGCTCCCGTTGCGGTGGCCGCCGACCCGAAAGCGAACTACGTCTACGTTGCGAACTATGGAGCGGGGAATGTTTCTGCGTTCTCGATCGATGCAACGAGCGGTTCGCTCAAGCCTGTGAAGGGCTCGCCGTTTGCGAGCGGCACCGATCCGATCGCCGTCGCCGTCGACCCGGCCGGTAAATTCCTTTATGTCGCCGATTATGGGTCGGGCAATGTCTCTGCATATACAATCGATTCGGCCACCGGAGGCTTGAGCGCCGTGAGCGGCTCTCCGTTTGCTGCAGGAAGTCTTCCGACCGGGGTGCAGATCGATCCCAACGGAAAGTTTGCGTACGTTTCCAATGGCGGCTCGAATAACGTCTCGGCTTTCAAAATCAGTGCGGCGACCGGCGTGCTGACACCGCTCGCGGGCTCGCCGTTCGCGTCGGGCCAGGGGCCCGGGGGCTTCTTTTTCACGCCGTCCGGTAAGTTTGCATACACGCCGAACTTTTCGGCCGGCAACGTTACGGCATATTCAGTTAACGCGACCAGCGGCGCGTTGACGCAGGTCGCGGGCTCGCCCTTTAGCGCGGGCTCGGCGGCGACGGGATTTGCCGTCGACTCTATCGGCAAATTTGGCTACGCAATGAACTACGGAGCGGCAAACGTTTCGGCGTATAAGATCAATTCGAGCACCGGTGCGCTGAGCTCGATAAAGGGATCGCCGTTTGGCACCGGCAGCGGACCCGCGTGGATGGCAATTTGTAAACGCGTCAAGAGTGTTTGCAAGCCGCCGCCCTTGTAA
- a CDS encoding sulfite exporter TauE/SafE family protein translates to MRFALELFGAAFIASVFGSMVGLGGGFVLVPLLRLFLGFSPADAAGTSLVLIVANSASGAFTYFLHRRVHLKIGLLIALGGLPSSILGAMLSVHISARIFDALLAVLLVAVAVDMAWNAERRMANRLESHRVHEIKGMSYRGALALGFVVGIFLSLFGLGGGIVIVPAFLYFSELPAHAISATSHFAILLTSPPGLIVHVLQHDVVGKDVVPLVAGGLLGGPIGARLSLRLRSPQLLIIVAVALVVAAITLVWREL, encoded by the coding sequence GTGCGCTTCGCCTTGGAGCTCTTTGGCGCCGCCTTTATCGCAAGCGTCTTCGGCTCGATGGTTGGCCTGGGTGGCGGCTTCGTTCTCGTTCCTCTTCTTCGGCTGTTCCTAGGCTTCTCACCGGCGGACGCGGCCGGAACGTCGCTCGTACTCATCGTCGCCAACAGCGCCAGCGGTGCGTTCACTTATTTTCTGCATAGGCGCGTGCACTTGAAGATCGGATTGCTTATCGCGTTGGGCGGGCTGCCAAGCAGCATCCTCGGCGCGATGCTATCGGTCCATATCTCCGCACGGATCTTCGACGCACTCCTCGCGGTACTGCTTGTCGCTGTGGCGGTCGATATGGCCTGGAACGCCGAGCGACGGATGGCGAACCGCTTGGAATCACACCGAGTGCACGAGATCAAAGGCATGTCCTACCGCGGGGCCTTGGCGCTCGGCTTCGTAGTCGGAATTTTCTTGAGTCTCTTCGGTCTCGGCGGGGGAATCGTGATCGTCCCCGCCTTCCTCTATTTTTCCGAGCTGCCGGCTCACGCGATCAGCGCAACGTCGCATTTCGCGATCCTGCTGACATCGCCGCCGGGGCTGATCGTGCACGTGCTGCAACATGACGTCGTCGGGAAAGACGTCGTGCCGCTCGTTGCCGGCGGATTGCTCGGAGGACCGATCGGCGCGCGCCTCTCGCTGCGTCTGCGCTCGCCCCAACTATTGATCATCGTTGCGGTCGCGCTGGTCGTCGCCGCGATCACGCTGGTTTGGAGAGAATTGTAA
- the efp gene encoding elongation factor P produces MISSNDLRNGVTIVVDGQLWTVIEFLHVKPGKGSAFVRTRMKNVKTGTTLERTFRAGEKLERATVDNRQMQMLYNDSDGYHFMDQQTFENVTLQRDVIGDPADFLKDGMSVDMQFYDGAAIGVDLPAHVELVVTETDPGFRGDTATNVTKPAKLETGAIVAVPLFVEAGDVVRIDTRDRRYIGRAG; encoded by the coding sequence ATGATTTCCTCAAACGACCTTCGCAACGGCGTAACCATCGTGGTGGACGGTCAACTTTGGACCGTGATCGAGTTTCTGCACGTCAAACCGGGAAAAGGGTCCGCCTTCGTTCGCACCCGCATGAAGAACGTCAAGACCGGCACGACTTTGGAGCGAACGTTTCGGGCCGGCGAAAAGCTCGAGCGCGCGACTGTGGATAACCGCCAGATGCAGATGCTCTATAACGACTCGGACGGCTACCACTTCATGGACCAGCAAACATTCGAGAACGTCACCTTGCAACGCGACGTCATCGGCGATCCGGCCGATTTCTTAAAGGATGGCATGAGCGTCGACATGCAATTTTACGATGGCGCGGCGATTGGCGTCGATCTGCCCGCTCACGTCGAACTGGTCGTCACCGAAACGGACCCTGGATTCCGAGGAGACACGGCCACCAACGTCACCAAGCCGGCGAAGCTCGAGACCGGGGCGATCGTGGCTGTGCCGCTCTTCGTTGAAGCCGGCGACGTCGTTCGCATCGATACGCGGGATCGACGCTACATCGGGCGGGCCGGCTAA
- the plsY gene encoding glycerol-3-phosphate 1-O-acyltransferase PlsY, translating into MAIPIAVFIGSFLIGSIPFGYLIGRSFYRTDIRSRGSGNIGAMNALRTLGAAGAIAVLLLDALKGFVPALFALLFFRGRLDFDNFPPGEQIMAAIAATGAIVGHCFSPWLKFRGGKGVATSFGALFALSWPVGLVAVGGWLVGAALTRYSSVGSMAASVLAPIALWLFTRSLPETAYAVFAAFLILFTHRENIDRLRRSSENPIRVSRTRS; encoded by the coding sequence ATGGCGATTCCGATCGCCGTATTCATCGGAAGCTTCCTCATCGGCTCGATTCCCTTTGGCTATCTCATCGGCCGATCGTTCTATCGTACCGACATTCGCTCGCGCGGTTCGGGCAACATTGGAGCGATGAATGCGCTGCGGACGCTGGGCGCCGCGGGAGCGATTGCGGTGTTGTTGCTCGACGCACTCAAAGGATTCGTGCCGGCACTTTTTGCGCTTCTTTTCTTTCGCGGCCGTTTGGACTTTGACAATTTTCCGCCCGGGGAGCAAATTATGGCGGCGATCGCAGCGACCGGCGCAATCGTGGGCCACTGCTTCTCCCCGTGGCTCAAGTTTCGAGGGGGTAAGGGTGTTGCGACGTCGTTCGGCGCGCTCTTCGCGCTGAGCTGGCCCGTTGGATTGGTGGCGGTCGGCGGCTGGCTCGTCGGCGCCGCGCTGACACGCTATTCTTCGGTCGGCTCGATGGCGGCCAGCGTCCTCGCGCCGATCGCGCTTTGGCTCTTCACCCGATCGCTGCCCGAGACCGCGTATGCCGTCTTCGCGGCATTCTTGATACTCTTTACGCATCGCGAAAACATCGATCGTCTGCGTCGAAGCAGCGAGAATCCCATTCGTGTTTCAAGGACGCGCAGCTAG
- the der gene encoding ribosome biogenesis GTPase Der has translation MLHPATVAIVGRPNVGKSALFNRLIGRRLAIVEDTPGVTRDRLYALCEWRARTFSLVDTAGIDPDADMAHGVELAAATRRQAEAAADEADVIVMVVDAQTGLHPLDDDVAAILRRKRRPIVLVANKAEAPDAASAATPEFATLGFGEPIAASAIHGEGTGDLLDRIVELLPPTLEIAHDGELALAVIGRPNVGKSSLVNALLGEERALVSQTPGTTRDAIDAVFEWRDRPFRLVDTAGFRRRPQAHGAIEYYAALRSLSAVARCDIALLVFDSTVGIMTQDRRLAGIAIEERKGLIVVGNKWDLVREQTEDVSQGDLAGAVHDSIPFAAFAPITFLSAKTHRRLGSLMPVVASVAQNLDRRIPTPQLNTVVRAAMLAHPPPAAGGRLLRIYYVSQPATHPPVFVFHCNDPDLVQNHYKRFLENTIRQHFEFAGVPLTLQFRARRPSNEASP, from the coding sequence ATGCTCCACCCGGCGACGGTCGCGATTGTGGGGCGGCCTAACGTCGGGAAGAGCGCGCTTTTCAACCGGCTTATCGGCCGCCGCTTGGCCATTGTCGAAGATACGCCCGGCGTCACTCGCGATCGGCTGTACGCGCTCTGTGAATGGCGCGCGCGAACGTTCAGCCTGGTCGACACCGCCGGGATCGACCCCGATGCGGATATGGCGCACGGCGTCGAGCTTGCCGCGGCTACCCGCCGGCAAGCAGAAGCCGCCGCCGACGAAGCTGACGTTATCGTCATGGTGGTCGACGCACAAACGGGACTTCATCCCCTTGACGACGACGTCGCCGCGATTCTGCGGCGCAAGCGACGGCCAATCGTTCTCGTCGCCAATAAAGCCGAAGCGCCCGACGCGGCATCCGCGGCAACACCGGAGTTCGCTACGCTCGGTTTCGGCGAACCAATCGCCGCTTCGGCAATTCACGGCGAAGGCACCGGCGATCTGCTCGACCGCATCGTGGAGCTCTTGCCGCCCACCCTCGAAATAGCGCATGACGGCGAGCTGGCGTTAGCGGTCATCGGCCGGCCGAACGTTGGTAAGAGTTCACTCGTCAACGCATTGCTCGGGGAAGAACGCGCACTCGTTTCGCAGACGCCCGGCACGACCCGCGATGCGATCGACGCCGTCTTTGAATGGCGAGATAGGCCCTTTCGGCTCGTCGACACGGCGGGATTTCGCCGGAGGCCTCAGGCCCATGGTGCAATCGAGTATTACGCCGCGCTGCGTTCGCTCTCCGCGGTTGCGCGCTGCGACATTGCGTTGCTCGTCTTTGACTCGACCGTCGGCATTATGACGCAAGACCGCCGGCTCGCCGGCATTGCGATCGAGGAGCGAAAGGGCCTCATCGTCGTCGGAAACAAGTGGGATCTCGTCCGCGAACAGACCGAAGACGTAAGTCAAGGCGATCTCGCCGGCGCAGTCCACGACTCGATTCCGTTCGCAGCCTTCGCTCCGATCACGTTCCTTTCCGCGAAAACGCACCGGCGTCTCGGAAGTCTGATGCCGGTCGTGGCCTCCGTCGCGCAAAATCTCGATCGCCGAATACCCACTCCGCAACTCAATACGGTCGTGCGCGCGGCGATGCTCGCGCACCCGCCTCCGGCGGCTGGGGGGCGGCTCCTGCGGATTTATTACGTCTCGCAACCGGCGACCCATCCGCCCGTTTTCGTGTTTCACTGCAATGACCCGGATCTGGTCCAAAATCACTACAAGCGATTTTTGGAAAACACCATCCGTCAACATTTCGAGTTTGCGGGCGTTCCGTTAACGCTCCAGTTTCGGGCGCGCCGCCCTTCGAACGAGGCGTCGCCGTGA
- a CDS encoding MiaB/RimO family radical SAM methylthiotransferase has translation MPSLYIETFGCQMNQADSQYIAERAASAGYDVASAPEDANVVVLNTCTVRDNAEQRAYGRMNHFKALKASDPSLRLVVTGCLAEQDRDRMRRRAPHVDAVFGTRELVALGDQLARWAPLVSEPALPPVAPEDANDSILRFAMGGTADGIADAFTPLRAFVTVQRGCSYYCTFCIVPHVRGRFDHRPQGAIVADVAERLARGAREIMLVGQTVNAWRDPSTLKDFGDLCRAVGALPGLERLTFISPHPKDFTEKILDDLAEVSQLNARIHLPLQSGSDVVLRRMNRKYTLAQFQRVVDGITTRMPHAAITTDLIVGFPGESESDFAATLEYVRTGVFANAFTFMYSTRRGTPASNWEQIPGEVVRERFARLLDAQNEVTRAYHDRKVGLVVRALIAGESKKDRTRVTAKATDNVTIVAPKPQDYPGVHRPWLDIAVERAHVWGCTGNVVGRAARYADEGEPAARPVISFI, from the coding sequence ATGCCCAGCCTTTACATCGAGACCTTCGGCTGCCAAATGAACCAAGCCGATTCCCAGTACATCGCCGAACGTGCCGCGTCGGCCGGCTACGACGTTGCCTCGGCGCCCGAAGATGCAAACGTCGTAGTGCTGAACACCTGTACGGTTCGCGATAACGCCGAACAGCGGGCCTACGGGCGAATGAATCACTTCAAGGCGCTCAAGGCATCGGATCCAAGCCTGAGATTGGTCGTCACGGGATGCTTGGCCGAACAGGATCGCGACCGTATGCGGCGTCGCGCGCCGCACGTTGACGCGGTTTTCGGTACGCGCGAACTCGTCGCGCTCGGCGATCAGCTTGCCCGCTGGGCACCGCTCGTTTCCGAGCCGGCTCTCCCCCCAGTTGCTCCCGAAGATGCGAACGACAGCATCCTTCGTTTCGCGATGGGCGGAACAGCGGATGGAATCGCCGACGCATTCACGCCGCTGCGGGCTTTCGTGACCGTTCAGCGAGGCTGTTCGTACTACTGTACGTTTTGCATCGTGCCGCACGTGCGGGGCCGCTTCGATCACCGTCCACAAGGTGCAATCGTCGCCGATGTTGCCGAGCGATTAGCACGCGGCGCTCGCGAAATAATGCTCGTCGGTCAGACGGTCAACGCTTGGCGCGATCCCTCCACCCTAAAAGACTTCGGGGATCTCTGCCGCGCCGTCGGAGCACTCCCCGGGCTGGAGCGACTGACGTTCATTTCTCCGCATCCGAAGGATTTTACCGAAAAAATCCTCGACGATCTCGCCGAGGTTTCGCAGCTCAACGCGCGCATTCACTTGCCGCTTCAATCGGGAAGCGACGTCGTCTTGCGCCGAATGAATCGTAAATACACCCTCGCGCAGTTTCAACGGGTCGTCGACGGGATTACGACGCGGATGCCCCACGCCGCAATTACGACCGATCTCATCGTGGGCTTTCCCGGCGAGAGCGAATCCGATTTCGCCGCGACCCTTGAATACGTGCGAACCGGAGTCTTTGCGAACGCCTTTACGTTCATGTACTCTACCCGGCGCGGCACGCCGGCCTCGAACTGGGAGCAGATTCCCGGCGAGGTGGTCCGCGAGCGCTTTGCGCGCCTGCTCGACGCTCAAAACGAGGTGACCCGCGCGTATCACGACCGCAAAGTCGGCTTGGTGGTTCGCGCCCTCATCGCGGGCGAGTCGAAGAAAGATCGCACTCGCGTTACCGCTAAGGCGACCGACAACGTCACGATCGTCGCACCCAAACCGCAGGATTACCCAGGCGTACATCGCCCGTGGCTGGACATTGCGGTCGAGCGCGCGCACGTCTGGGGATGTACCGGGAACGTGGTCGGGCGCGCGGCGCGGTACGCCGACGAAGGAGAACCCGCAGCGCGGCCGGTCATCAGTTTCATCTGA